The following coding sequences lie in one Macrobrachium nipponense isolate FS-2020 chromosome 45, ASM1510439v2, whole genome shotgun sequence genomic window:
- the LOC135214369 gene encoding AT-rich interactive domain-containing protein 2-like isoform X3: protein MSKDVNKDAEAYDREYDAFIKQLEDFHQQRGTPFRRLPRVNGKGVDLYLLYVVVTARGGWQKVNARAEWEDILEDFRLPPGCINSSTALKHIYIRYLDAYERVNFLGEDGEDRGTEMDEGEDSRSMRTKRTIRSLNNVPLSYNHQQHNVHDTLRYGAALSTDLYKASSYDKLALSLISPLPNEHDFAFNVCTILSNEGRHVLQLSQCPRLVEHMLGHTGVYKDWETQKYFLTNYKETRGRSLVQFWIDSVKDRSVLDLLIPETFDKPTNRPIEASKDSSSEHNTSGAIETSNTLNLSSESLANFDNETFLCCDTLEKISNSTCVANEASISLAKRVDSGSYDNLENAECGRLALDATAQALKKESILRRLEKVLECEGSDLKLLKEDGEIFHLGRDHGVQDAEGSRISQILHIIRNLSFEEQNVACLAKSHTCLRFLVLCMCSQWGGLAVNALDTLGNIVPEVTLRDPRIDSCSASLLENVCKGVASADRAFILRSLEVLNKLAMNDPNEEILNNYIEPSVYSQICRYLTIHDIMLLIYTLECLYSLSSLGTPACNAIVRAKGSIHTLISLLTVEAQSYGPEACIGMKVVETVTGVVSEPEPNTTAASATSTSTSTTTTSATATHLASATSTAVTTPVTSATIATTPIVNKTVSKTTPGGTATPGDAKKIASRIVPPEVEEFVIDWVRKNYEANAGNAIEQAIVYRHFAASMHAMGRKQGLNPVLLSNCVRKVFGTGVGPSRRPVEDGSEKWHYNGIRRRDGIVVPPMPEKKPVKVAGAAVPVFTPTPVLNTVSTINTQVSDIRINSPIVGTPQIVTAQAQPESNVSPSSPILKAQLSAPLRPSPPPPARQPQAMVSGTMSQGGYSSAQQTQTPPSPQQAQGSGRADNSALIKSLLANKVSRNLQKQLQQQPTDSSQDSSNDSQLRKTPFNGICNEVRKCEDDSNSFHNAGANEKKVTSFEGILQNGIKSDDVAIKEEELSLKVEESSVKEEDTSVAENKTKKNVLADLLERTVGGEILNGVVDRELRISDKGLEFVNHGQQLKINGPFTANGQTGVDSPQVGGIKRPATPDNSPVKRMALEDPRGAAESDSRITLYVSQNGSESGEVISQGQQHQVVITQGQQPGNVAVSNASPQMVVSQTVLPSQQQVGTAQTVVTPQGQVILQRSAGAPTGVIVQQGGQIITQGSGAGQVIQQMIQGQSGQPQKVILHQSQLGQVIGGQVILSQGGGGQHQVVVQGGNNIQGQVIMQSVPHCQGQVFMQGSSAQGQFVVGGSQAQQVMVSSAQGQTMIVTGSQGQPVVVSGQQGASGQVVVPSNVGGTVLLTPHQQGSTAKTLIILPNPKMVLAGSQHQSGQGQQLVLPRQVAGQQVVQVVSSGTTGPVATVTTAMRTIRTATPITDNRAVSTPPPPPVQHASANSNSSSSNSNFSVQTSANLPTAVAPAPAGPTAVPVSQTIVSQGPQTPHVPAPQVLSSGVARRQAKPSGLQYLCEWRGCNRAFSSAAQVYHHACKIHCPPYVSELQCGWAGCDTMTRRRFSAMTHLHDRHCNEQLLHILAVRRSQLASAGKTEIPIPQAPPPHPGYAPNAAFHAIKRHALEVINHRDAVEKEGPVTKSIRLTSALILRNLVIYSNTGKKLLRGYESELSNVAISTMESSRTVAQILYDISLPDHQGM, encoded by the exons GTACTTAGATGCCTACGAACGCGTCAACTTCCTCGGGGAGGATGGCGAAGACCGGGGCACCGAGATGGATGAGGGAGAGGATTCCCGTTCCATGAGGACCAAAAGGACCATACGTTCCCTCAACAACGTTCCCCTCTCCTACAACCACCAGCAACATAATGTCCACG ACACACTCAGATATGGTGCCGCCCTGTCAACAGACTTGTACAAGGCTTCTTCATATGACAAGTTGGCGTTGTCATTGATCTCACCCCTACCAAATGAACACGATTTTGCATTCAATGTATGTACCATCCTAAGCAACGAAGGTCGTCATGTGTTGCAGCTAAGTCAGTGTCCACGATTGGTGGAGCACATGCTTGGGCACACAGGAGTGTATAAAGATT gggAAACTCAAAAGTATTTTTTAACCAATTATAAGGAGACTAGAGGCAGGAGTTTAGTGCAGTTTTGGATAGACTCTGTGAAAGACAGAAGTGTCTTAGACTTGCTAATCCCTGAAACATTTGATAAACCAACAAACAGGCCTATTGAGGCAAGTAAAGACAGCAGTTCAGAACATAACACTAGTGGTGCTATAGAAACTAGTAATACGTTAAATTTAAGCAGTGAAAGTCTGGCAAATTTTGATAACGAGACCTTTCTGTGTTGTGATACTTTGGAAAAGATTTCAAATTCTACATGCGTGGCCAATGAGGCCAGTATATCCCTGGCAAAAAGAGTAGACAGTGGAAGTTATGACAATTTAGAAAACGCTGAATGTGGAAGACTTGCATTAGATGCAACAGCACAAGCTCTCAAGAAGGAATCCATACTCAGAAGGCTGGAGAAG GTGTTAGAATGTGAAGGGAGTGACTTGAAGTTACTGAAGGAAGATGGGGAAATTTTTCATCTGGGCCGTGACCATGGGGTGCAGGATGCTGAAGGTTCACGGATAAGTCAAATCCTCCATATCATCCGGAATTTATCCTTTGAAGAACAAAATGTGGCGTGCCTTGCAAAGTCACATACTTGCTTAAG ATTTTTAGTCTTGTGTATGTGCTCACAGTGGGGTGGTTTAGCAGTAAATGCTTTAGATACATTGGGAAACATTGTACCCGAGGTAACGCTCCGCGATCCGAGAATAGATTCCTGCTCTGCTTCGTTGCTGGAAAATGTTTGCAAAGGCGTTGCTTCAGCAGATAGGGCGTTCATCTTGCGATCTCTCGAAGTTCTTAACAAGTTGGCTATGAATGATCCAAATGAGGAGATATTGAATAATTACATAGAACCATCT GTTTATAGTCAAATATGTCGATACCTAACAATCCATGACATAATGTTGCTGATTTACACACTGGAGTGTCTGTACTCCTTGTCATCATTGGGGACTCCTGCTTGTAATGCTATAGTTCGAGCAAAGGGATCCATACATACACTTATTTCTTTGCTGACGGTCGAGGCGCAGAGTTACGGACCTGAGGCTTGTATTGGCATGAAG GTTGTTGAGACTGTGACTGGTGTTGTGAGTGAGCCGGAGCCCAATACAACAGCAGCGTCAGCAACCTCCACTTCCACGTCAACCACAACAACTTCCGCAACTGCAACTCACTTAGCATCGGCAACGTCCACAGCAGTCACCACTCCTGTAACGTCGGCCACCATCGCCACTACACCCATAGTTAACAAGACTGTTAGCAAAACTACCCCAGGAGGCACTGCCACCCCAGGAGATGCCAAAAAAATTGCCAGCAGAATA GTTCCCCCTGAAGTGGAAGAGTTTGTCATTGATTGGGTTAGGAAGAACTATGAAGCAAATGCTGGCAATGCAATTGAGCAGGCCATTGTTTACAGACACTTTGCAGCCTCGATGCATGCCATGGGCCGTAAGCAAGGGCTCAATCCTGTGCTCTTATCAAATTGTGTGAG GAAAGTGTTTGGAACAGGAGTTGGTCCCAGTCGTCGACCAGTTGAGGATGGTTCAGAGAAGTGGCACTACAACGGCATAAGACGACGCGATGGAATCGTTGTCCCACCAATGCCAGAGAAGAAACCTGTGAAAGTTGCGGGTGCGGCAGTTCCCGTGTTCACGCCTACACCTGTTCTAAATACTGTCAGTACTATCAACACGCAGGTGTCAGACATTCGAATTAATTCCCCCATTGTGGGTACCCCACAAATAGTGACCGCACAGGCACAACCTGAATCGAACGTTTCTCCGTCTTCTCCTATTCTAAAGGCACAACTCTCTGCCCCTCTCAGACCGTCCCCACCACCACCAGCTAGACAACCACAG GCCATGGTGAGTGGTACCATGTCTCAGGGTGGGTATAGCAGTGCACAGCAGACCCAAACCCCTCCGTCACCTCAGCAAGCGCAAGGATCTGGAAGGGCAGATAATTCTGCTCTTATCAAGAGTTTATTGGCTAATAAG GTGTCGAGAAACCTTCAAAAACAGTTGCAGCAACAGCCGACAGATAGTAGTCAAGATAGCAGCAATGACTCTCAGCTTAGAAAAACACCCTTTAATGGAATTTGTAATGAG GTTAGGAAGTGTGAGGATGATTCCAACTCATTTCATAATGCTGGTGCTAACGAGAAGAAGGTTACGAGTTTTGAAGGTATTCTTCAGAATGGAATAAAATCTGATGATGTAGCTATAAAAGAGGAGGAACTGTCTCTGAAAGTAGAGGAGTCATCTGTGAAGGAAGAGGATACCAGTGTCgctgaaaacaaaactaaaaagaatGTGTTGGCAGACTTGTTAGAGAGAACTGTGGGGGGAGAGATTTTGAATGGTGTCGTTGACCGAGAGTTGAGAATAAGTGACAAAGGATTGGAATTTGTAAATCATGGACAGCAGCTGAAAATTAACGGTCCTTTCACGGCAAACGGGCAGACAGGAGTCGATTCCCCACAGGTCGGTGGAATCAAGAGACCGGCAACTCCAGATAACTCGCCCGTGAAAAGAATGGCTTTGGAAGACCCTAGAGGTGCCGCAGAGTCAGATAGTCGAATCACCTTGTATGTCAGTCAGAATGGCAGTGAAAGTGGGGAGGTAATTTCTCAAGGGCAGCAACATCAGGTAGTAATAACTCAGGGGCAACAACCAGGAAATGTTGCCGTGAGTAATGCCTCTCCGCAGATGGTAGTGAGTCAGACAGTTTTGCCCAGCCAGCAACAAGTAGGGACAGCTCAGACTGTAGTTACTCCTCAGGGGCAAGTTATCCTTCAAAGGTCTGCAGGTGCACCAACGGGAGTCATAGTGCAGCAAGGGGGTCAAATCATTACGCAGGGATCTGGTGCTGGACAGGTGATCCAGCAAATGATACAAGGACAATCAGGACAACCCCAGAAAGTTATCTTGCACCAAAGCCAGTTAGGGCAGGTGATAGGAGGGCAAGTCATTCTCTCACAAGGAGGTGGCGGCCAGCATCAAGTGGTGGTTCAAGGTGGGAATAATATTCAGGGACAAGTTATTATGCAGAGTGTGCCACATTGCCAGGGACAAGTGTTTATGCAAGGTAGCAGTGCTCAAGGCCAGTTCGTAGTTGGTGGCAGCCAGGCCCAACAAGTGATGGTTTCTAGTGCACAGGGTCAAACTATGATAGTAACTGGCAGTCAAGGCCAGCCTGTGGTGGTTAGTGGACAGCAGGGTGCAAGTGGACAGGTGGTCGTTCCAAGTAACGTGGGTGGGACAGTGCTTTTGACGCCGCACCAGCAGGGCTCTACTGCAAAGACGTTAATCATTTTACCAAATCCAAAGATGGTGTTGGCTGGAAGTCAGCATCAAAGTGGCCAGGGGCAGCAGTTGGTGCTACCGAGGCAGGTCGCGGGTCAACAGGTGGTGCAGGTCGTGTCGTCCGGAACCACCGGACCCGTAGCCACGGTGACCACAGCCATGAGAACAATAAGGACAGCTACACCCATAACAGATAATAGAGCTGtatccactcctcctcctcctccggtccAACATGCCAGTGCAAACAGTAACAGTAGTAGTAGCAATAGTAATTTCAGTGTTCAGACATCGGCTAATTTACCCACTGCTGTTGCCCCAGCTCCAGCTGGTCCTACAGCTGTCCCAGTGTCACAAACAATAGTAAGCCAAGGACCTCAAACACCTCATGTCCCCGCTCCACAGGTGCTATCCTCGGGTGTTGCCCGCCGTCAGGCAAAACCAAGTGGCTTACAATATTTGTGTGAATGGCGAGGTTGCAATCGAGCCTTTAGTAGTGCAGCCCAAGTATACCACCACGCTTGTAAAATTCATTGCCCACCCTATGTCAGTGAATTGCAATGTGGGTGGGCAGGCTGTGACACGATGACGAGACGTAGATTTAGTGCCATGACACATCTACATGACCGGCATTGCAATGAGCAG CTACTACACATTCTTGCGGTGAGGAGGTCACAGTTAGCGTCAGCAGGGAAGACAGAAATCCCTATACCTCAGGCTCCACCTCCCCATCCTGGGTATGCGCCCAATGCCGCCTTCCATGCCATCAAGAGACATGCTCTTGAAGTTATCAATCACAGGGATGCTGTG GAGAAGGAGGGACCTGTAACCAAAAGTATTCGTTTAACCTCGGCTTTGATCCTGAGAAACCTAGTCATTTACTCTAATACAGGGAAAAA GTTGTTGCGAGGTTACGAATCTGAGTTATCAAATGTGGCTATTAGTACAATGGAATCTTCTCGAACTGTCGCTCAGATCTTATACGACATAAGCCTTCCTGATCATCAGGGCATGTAA
- the LOC135214369 gene encoding AT-rich interactive domain-containing protein 2-like isoform X4, which produces MSKDVNKDAEAYDREYDAFIKQLEDFHQQRGTPFRRLPRVNGKGVDLYLLYVVVTARGGWQKVNARAEWEDILEDFRLPPGCINSSTALKHIYIRYLDAYERVNFLGEDGEDRGTEMDEGEDSRSMRTKRTIRSLNNVPLSYNHQQHNVHDTLRYGAALSTDLYKASSYDKLALSLISPLPNEHDFAFNVCTILSNEGRHVLQLSQCPRLVEHMLGHTGVYKDWETQKYFLTNYKETRGRSLVQFWIDSVKDRSVLDLLIPETFDKPTNRPIEASKDSSSEHNTSGAIETSNTLNLSSESLANFDNETFLCCDTLEKISNSTCVANEASISLAKRVDSGSYDNLENAECGRLALDATAQALKKESILRRLEKVLECEGSDLKLLKEDGEIFHLGRDHGVQDAEGSRISQILHIIRNLSFEEQNVACLAKSHTCLRFLVLCMCSQWGGLAVNALDTLGNIVPEVTLRDPRIDSCSASLLENVCKGVASADRAFILRSLEVLNKLAMNDPNEEILNNYIEPSVYSQICRYLTIHDIMLLIYTLECLYSLSSLGTPACNAIVRAKGSIHTLISLLTVEAQSYGPEACIGMKVVETVTGVVSEPEPNTTAASATSTSTSTTTTSATATHLASATSTAVTTPVTSATIATTPIVNKTVSKTTPGGTATPGDAKKIASRIVPPEVEEFVIDWVRKNYEANAGNAIEQAIVYRHFAASMHAMGRKQGLNPVLLSNCVRKVFGTGVGPSRRPVEDGSEKWHYNGIRRRDGIVVPPMPEKKPVKVAGAAVPVFTPTPVLNTVSTINTQVSDIRINSPIVGTPQIVTAQAQPESNVSPSSPILKAQLSAPLRPSPPPPARQPQAMVSGTMSQGGYSSAQQTQTPPSPQQAQGSGRADNSALIKSLLANKVRKCEDDSNSFHNAGANEKKVTSFEGILQNGIKSDDVAIKEEELSLKVEESSVKEEDTSVAENKTKKNVLADLLERTVGGEILNGVVDRELRISDKGLEFVNHGQQLKINGPFTANGQTGVDSPQVGGIKRPATPDNSPVKRMALEDPRGAAESDSRITLYVSQNGSESGEVISQGQQHQVVITQGQQPGNVAVSNASPQMVVSQTVLPSQQQVGTAQTVVTPQGQVILQRSAGAPTGVIVQQGGQIITQGSGAGQVIQQMIQGQSGQPQKVILHQSQLGQVIGGQVILSQGGGGQHQVVVQGGNNIQGQVIMQSVPHCQGQVFMQGSSAQGQFVVGGSQAQQVMVSSAQGQTMIVTGSQGQPVVVSGQQGASGQVVVPSNVGGTVLLTPHQQGSTAKTLIILPNPKMVLAGSQHQSGQGQQLVLPRQVAGQQVVQVVSSGTTGPVATVTTAMRTIRTATPITDNRAVSTPPPPPVQHASANSNSSSSNSNFSVQTSANLPTAVAPAPAGPTAVPVSQTIVSQGPQTPHVPAPQVLSSGVARRQAKPSGLQYLCEWRGCNRAFSSAAQVYHHACKIHCPPYVSELQCGWAGCDTMTRRRFSAMTHLHDRHCNEQLLHILAVRRSQLASAGKTEIPIPQAPPPHPGYAPNAAFHAIKRHALEVINHRDAVEKEGPVTKSIRLTSALILRNLVIYSNTGKKLLRGYESELSNVAISTMESSRTVAQILYDISLPDHQGM; this is translated from the exons GTACTTAGATGCCTACGAACGCGTCAACTTCCTCGGGGAGGATGGCGAAGACCGGGGCACCGAGATGGATGAGGGAGAGGATTCCCGTTCCATGAGGACCAAAAGGACCATACGTTCCCTCAACAACGTTCCCCTCTCCTACAACCACCAGCAACATAATGTCCACG ACACACTCAGATATGGTGCCGCCCTGTCAACAGACTTGTACAAGGCTTCTTCATATGACAAGTTGGCGTTGTCATTGATCTCACCCCTACCAAATGAACACGATTTTGCATTCAATGTATGTACCATCCTAAGCAACGAAGGTCGTCATGTGTTGCAGCTAAGTCAGTGTCCACGATTGGTGGAGCACATGCTTGGGCACACAGGAGTGTATAAAGATT gggAAACTCAAAAGTATTTTTTAACCAATTATAAGGAGACTAGAGGCAGGAGTTTAGTGCAGTTTTGGATAGACTCTGTGAAAGACAGAAGTGTCTTAGACTTGCTAATCCCTGAAACATTTGATAAACCAACAAACAGGCCTATTGAGGCAAGTAAAGACAGCAGTTCAGAACATAACACTAGTGGTGCTATAGAAACTAGTAATACGTTAAATTTAAGCAGTGAAAGTCTGGCAAATTTTGATAACGAGACCTTTCTGTGTTGTGATACTTTGGAAAAGATTTCAAATTCTACATGCGTGGCCAATGAGGCCAGTATATCCCTGGCAAAAAGAGTAGACAGTGGAAGTTATGACAATTTAGAAAACGCTGAATGTGGAAGACTTGCATTAGATGCAACAGCACAAGCTCTCAAGAAGGAATCCATACTCAGAAGGCTGGAGAAG GTGTTAGAATGTGAAGGGAGTGACTTGAAGTTACTGAAGGAAGATGGGGAAATTTTTCATCTGGGCCGTGACCATGGGGTGCAGGATGCTGAAGGTTCACGGATAAGTCAAATCCTCCATATCATCCGGAATTTATCCTTTGAAGAACAAAATGTGGCGTGCCTTGCAAAGTCACATACTTGCTTAAG ATTTTTAGTCTTGTGTATGTGCTCACAGTGGGGTGGTTTAGCAGTAAATGCTTTAGATACATTGGGAAACATTGTACCCGAGGTAACGCTCCGCGATCCGAGAATAGATTCCTGCTCTGCTTCGTTGCTGGAAAATGTTTGCAAAGGCGTTGCTTCAGCAGATAGGGCGTTCATCTTGCGATCTCTCGAAGTTCTTAACAAGTTGGCTATGAATGATCCAAATGAGGAGATATTGAATAATTACATAGAACCATCT GTTTATAGTCAAATATGTCGATACCTAACAATCCATGACATAATGTTGCTGATTTACACACTGGAGTGTCTGTACTCCTTGTCATCATTGGGGACTCCTGCTTGTAATGCTATAGTTCGAGCAAAGGGATCCATACATACACTTATTTCTTTGCTGACGGTCGAGGCGCAGAGTTACGGACCTGAGGCTTGTATTGGCATGAAG GTTGTTGAGACTGTGACTGGTGTTGTGAGTGAGCCGGAGCCCAATACAACAGCAGCGTCAGCAACCTCCACTTCCACGTCAACCACAACAACTTCCGCAACTGCAACTCACTTAGCATCGGCAACGTCCACAGCAGTCACCACTCCTGTAACGTCGGCCACCATCGCCACTACACCCATAGTTAACAAGACTGTTAGCAAAACTACCCCAGGAGGCACTGCCACCCCAGGAGATGCCAAAAAAATTGCCAGCAGAATA GTTCCCCCTGAAGTGGAAGAGTTTGTCATTGATTGGGTTAGGAAGAACTATGAAGCAAATGCTGGCAATGCAATTGAGCAGGCCATTGTTTACAGACACTTTGCAGCCTCGATGCATGCCATGGGCCGTAAGCAAGGGCTCAATCCTGTGCTCTTATCAAATTGTGTGAG GAAAGTGTTTGGAACAGGAGTTGGTCCCAGTCGTCGACCAGTTGAGGATGGTTCAGAGAAGTGGCACTACAACGGCATAAGACGACGCGATGGAATCGTTGTCCCACCAATGCCAGAGAAGAAACCTGTGAAAGTTGCGGGTGCGGCAGTTCCCGTGTTCACGCCTACACCTGTTCTAAATACTGTCAGTACTATCAACACGCAGGTGTCAGACATTCGAATTAATTCCCCCATTGTGGGTACCCCACAAATAGTGACCGCACAGGCACAACCTGAATCGAACGTTTCTCCGTCTTCTCCTATTCTAAAGGCACAACTCTCTGCCCCTCTCAGACCGTCCCCACCACCACCAGCTAGACAACCACAG GCCATGGTGAGTGGTACCATGTCTCAGGGTGGGTATAGCAGTGCACAGCAGACCCAAACCCCTCCGTCACCTCAGCAAGCGCAAGGATCTGGAAGGGCAGATAATTCTGCTCTTATCAAGAGTTTATTGGCTAATAAG GTTAGGAAGTGTGAGGATGATTCCAACTCATTTCATAATGCTGGTGCTAACGAGAAGAAGGTTACGAGTTTTGAAGGTATTCTTCAGAATGGAATAAAATCTGATGATGTAGCTATAAAAGAGGAGGAACTGTCTCTGAAAGTAGAGGAGTCATCTGTGAAGGAAGAGGATACCAGTGTCgctgaaaacaaaactaaaaagaatGTGTTGGCAGACTTGTTAGAGAGAACTGTGGGGGGAGAGATTTTGAATGGTGTCGTTGACCGAGAGTTGAGAATAAGTGACAAAGGATTGGAATTTGTAAATCATGGACAGCAGCTGAAAATTAACGGTCCTTTCACGGCAAACGGGCAGACAGGAGTCGATTCCCCACAGGTCGGTGGAATCAAGAGACCGGCAACTCCAGATAACTCGCCCGTGAAAAGAATGGCTTTGGAAGACCCTAGAGGTGCCGCAGAGTCAGATAGTCGAATCACCTTGTATGTCAGTCAGAATGGCAGTGAAAGTGGGGAGGTAATTTCTCAAGGGCAGCAACATCAGGTAGTAATAACTCAGGGGCAACAACCAGGAAATGTTGCCGTGAGTAATGCCTCTCCGCAGATGGTAGTGAGTCAGACAGTTTTGCCCAGCCAGCAACAAGTAGGGACAGCTCAGACTGTAGTTACTCCTCAGGGGCAAGTTATCCTTCAAAGGTCTGCAGGTGCACCAACGGGAGTCATAGTGCAGCAAGGGGGTCAAATCATTACGCAGGGATCTGGTGCTGGACAGGTGATCCAGCAAATGATACAAGGACAATCAGGACAACCCCAGAAAGTTATCTTGCACCAAAGCCAGTTAGGGCAGGTGATAGGAGGGCAAGTCATTCTCTCACAAGGAGGTGGCGGCCAGCATCAAGTGGTGGTTCAAGGTGGGAATAATATTCAGGGACAAGTTATTATGCAGAGTGTGCCACATTGCCAGGGACAAGTGTTTATGCAAGGTAGCAGTGCTCAAGGCCAGTTCGTAGTTGGTGGCAGCCAGGCCCAACAAGTGATGGTTTCTAGTGCACAGGGTCAAACTATGATAGTAACTGGCAGTCAAGGCCAGCCTGTGGTGGTTAGTGGACAGCAGGGTGCAAGTGGACAGGTGGTCGTTCCAAGTAACGTGGGTGGGACAGTGCTTTTGACGCCGCACCAGCAGGGCTCTACTGCAAAGACGTTAATCATTTTACCAAATCCAAAGATGGTGTTGGCTGGAAGTCAGCATCAAAGTGGCCAGGGGCAGCAGTTGGTGCTACCGAGGCAGGTCGCGGGTCAACAGGTGGTGCAGGTCGTGTCGTCCGGAACCACCGGACCCGTAGCCACGGTGACCACAGCCATGAGAACAATAAGGACAGCTACACCCATAACAGATAATAGAGCTGtatccactcctcctcctcctccggtccAACATGCCAGTGCAAACAGTAACAGTAGTAGTAGCAATAGTAATTTCAGTGTTCAGACATCGGCTAATTTACCCACTGCTGTTGCCCCAGCTCCAGCTGGTCCTACAGCTGTCCCAGTGTCACAAACAATAGTAAGCCAAGGACCTCAAACACCTCATGTCCCCGCTCCACAGGTGCTATCCTCGGGTGTTGCCCGCCGTCAGGCAAAACCAAGTGGCTTACAATATTTGTGTGAATGGCGAGGTTGCAATCGAGCCTTTAGTAGTGCAGCCCAAGTATACCACCACGCTTGTAAAATTCATTGCCCACCCTATGTCAGTGAATTGCAATGTGGGTGGGCAGGCTGTGACACGATGACGAGACGTAGATTTAGTGCCATGACACATCTACATGACCGGCATTGCAATGAGCAG CTACTACACATTCTTGCGGTGAGGAGGTCACAGTTAGCGTCAGCAGGGAAGACAGAAATCCCTATACCTCAGGCTCCACCTCCCCATCCTGGGTATGCGCCCAATGCCGCCTTCCATGCCATCAAGAGACATGCTCTTGAAGTTATCAATCACAGGGATGCTGTG GAGAAGGAGGGACCTGTAACCAAAAGTATTCGTTTAACCTCGGCTTTGATCCTGAGAAACCTAGTCATTTACTCTAATACAGGGAAAAA GTTGTTGCGAGGTTACGAATCTGAGTTATCAAATGTGGCTATTAGTACAATGGAATCTTCTCGAACTGTCGCTCAGATCTTATACGACATAAGCCTTCCTGATCATCAGGGCATGTAA